A window from Erythrobacter sp. YJ-T3-07 encodes these proteins:
- a CDS encoding superoxide dismutase: MAFEVTPLPYPDTVLAPAVSAETLSYHHGKHHKAYIDKTNAAIEGTDHADKSLEEIIAAARGSDQGLFNNSAQSWNHGFYWNSMAGEETSASDELKSMIESAFGSVDALKEKLQERGAGHFASGWVWLAEKGGKLTIEETHDGDTLADKDGVNPLLVIDLWEHAYYLDHQNARPAYLKALTTEKLNWGFASENLARGETWKYSS, translated from the coding sequence ATGGCTTTCGAAGTTACCCCGCTGCCCTATCCGGACACCGTGCTGGCCCCGGCGGTCTCCGCCGAGACGCTCAGCTACCACCACGGCAAGCATCATAAGGCCTATATCGACAAGACCAACGCGGCGATCGAAGGTACCGATCACGCGGACAAGTCGCTTGAGGAAATCATCGCCGCCGCGCGCGGCAGCGACCAGGGCCTGTTCAACAATTCGGCGCAGAGCTGGAACCACGGGTTCTACTGGAACTCGATGGCGGGCGAAGAAACCTCCGCCTCGGACGAGCTCAAGAGCATGATCGAAAGCGCCTTCGGCTCGGTCGATGCGCTCAAGGAAAAGCTGCAGGAACGCGGTGCCGGTCACTTCGCTAGCGGCTGGGTCTGGCTCGCCGAAAAGGGCGGCAAGCTGACGATCGAGGAAACCCATGACGGCGACACGCTGGCCGACAAGGATGGCGTCAACCCCCTGCTCGTGATCGACCTGTGGGAGCACGCCTACTACCTCGACCACCAGAATGCGCGTCCGGCCTATCTGAAGGCGCTGACCACCGAGAAGCTGAACTGGGGCTTCGCGAGCGAGAACCTCGCGCGCGGTGAGACCTGGAAATATTCCAGCTGA
- a CDS encoding dicarboxylate/amino acid:cation symporter yields the protein MRLPVWWTFGGLVAGLIAGSLIAGRPVADSILPVTAPAGALWLRALQMTIIPLVAALLVLGITQLASAARAGATARRMLLLVAGGLVFSGVVTLIAMPLLLDAVPPPAGARSLLAANVEPQEVPGLSEFILSLIAPNIIAAAAETAMLPLTIFFALFAVAITRLAPEQSAILRSFFEAVANAMLMVIGWVLWVAPVGVFALALGVAVRAGGDAAFLTLIHYIATVAAMGGIVLVAAFVVGAVRHGPLRFARAMLPAQAVAISTQSSLASLPAMLASARRLDISENVADFVLPLSVAIFRATSPAMNLAVAIYVAHLFGIQLGLTAMLAGLAVAFVISIGSVSLPGTISFVVSIGPIALAMGVPVEPLALLVAVEMIPDIMRTLANVTADVALASATDREGASEFLNESGENLATDAAPARSLTDS from the coding sequence TTGCGTCTGCCGGTCTGGTGGACCTTCGGCGGGCTCGTCGCCGGGCTGATCGCCGGATCGCTGATCGCCGGGCGACCAGTCGCGGACAGCATTCTGCCGGTCACCGCACCGGCGGGCGCGCTGTGGCTGCGCGCCTTGCAAATGACGATCATTCCGCTGGTCGCCGCACTGCTGGTGCTGGGCATCACCCAGCTTGCCAGTGCCGCGCGCGCCGGGGCGACCGCGCGGCGGATGCTGCTGCTGGTCGCAGGCGGGCTCGTGTTCAGCGGGGTCGTGACGCTGATCGCGATGCCACTGCTGCTCGACGCGGTGCCGCCGCCTGCGGGCGCACGAAGCCTGCTGGCCGCGAATGTCGAGCCGCAGGAGGTGCCGGGCTTAAGCGAATTCATCCTGTCGCTGATCGCGCCCAACATCATCGCCGCCGCGGCCGAAACCGCGATGCTGCCGCTGACGATTTTCTTCGCGCTGTTCGCGGTCGCGATCACCCGCCTGGCGCCCGAGCAGTCCGCGATCCTGCGCAGCTTTTTCGAAGCGGTCGCTAATGCGATGCTGATGGTGATCGGCTGGGTGCTGTGGGTTGCGCCGGTCGGGGTCTTCGCGCTGGCGCTGGGGGTCGCGGTGCGCGCAGGCGGAGACGCGGCGTTCCTGACGCTGATCCACTATATCGCGACCGTAGCGGCGATGGGCGGGATCGTGCTGGTCGCGGCCTTCGTGGTCGGCGCGGTGCGGCATGGACCGCTGCGCTTCGCTCGCGCGATGCTGCCCGCGCAGGCGGTTGCCATCTCCACCCAGAGCTCGCTCGCGAGCCTGCCCGCGATGCTGGCAAGCGCGCGGCGGCTCGACATAAGCGAGAATGTCGCGGATTTCGTCCTGCCGCTGTCGGTCGCGATCTTCCGCGCGACCAGCCCGGCGATGAACCTCGCGGTGGCGATCTACGTCGCGCATCTGTTCGGGATCCAGCTGGGCCTCACCGCCATGCTCGCCGGGCTGGCGGTGGCCTTCGTGATTTCGATCGGGTCGGTCAGCTTGCCCGGCACGATCAGCTTCGTCGTCTCGATCGGGCCGATCGCGCTGGCGATGGGCGTGCCGGTCGAGCCGCTTGCGCTGCTGGTCGCGGTGGAGATGATCCCCGACATCATGCGCACGCTGGCCAACGTGACCGCCGACGTCGCGCTCGCCAGTGCGACCGATCGAGAGGGCGCAAGCGAATTCCTGAACGAAAGCGGCGAAAATCTTGCAACGGATGCCGCGCCCGCGCGTTCACTTACCGACAGCTGA
- the glmM gene encoding phosphoglucosamine mutase codes for MARKYFGTDGIRGETNKGAMTAAMAMRVAQAAGAHFRRGDHRHRVVIGKDTRLSGYMVENALVAGFTSMGVNVIQTGPLPTPAIAMLTREMRADLGVMISASHNPYQDNGIKLFGPDGFKLSDEDEAAIEALIDQEPELVPASEIGRARRIEDSRGRYIHAVKQSVSDKTRFDDLKVVVDCANGAAYQVAPSAIWELGAEVITLGVDPDGTNINDGVGSTSLDAVKAKVIETGADIGIALDGDADRLIVIDEKGEAVDGDQIMASIATRMAEKGQLRGGGVVATVMSNLGLERYLEGKGLTLERTKVGDRYVLGRMRSGGFNVGGEQSGHMILLDHATTGDGTVAAMRVLASLVRSKRPASEELRMFEPVPQLLKNVRYDGASPLDAETVKAAIRDAERALAGKGRLVIRASGTEPLIRVMAEGDDAGEVEQVVDTVCDAVRAAS; via the coding sequence ATGGCACGCAAATACTTCGGCACCGACGGAATTCGCGGAGAGACCAACAAGGGCGCGATGACCGCCGCCATGGCGATGCGCGTCGCACAGGCCGCGGGCGCGCATTTCCGCCGGGGCGACCATCGCCACCGGGTGGTGATCGGCAAGGACACGCGCCTGTCGGGCTATATGGTCGAGAACGCGCTGGTCGCGGGCTTTACCAGCATGGGCGTGAACGTGATTCAGACCGGCCCGCTGCCCACCCCCGCGATCGCGATGCTGACGCGTGAGATGCGCGCGGATCTGGGGGTCATGATCTCGGCCAGCCACAATCCGTATCAGGACAACGGCATCAAGCTGTTCGGCCCCGACGGTTTCAAACTGTCCGACGAGGACGAGGCGGCGATCGAGGCGCTGATCGATCAGGAGCCCGAACTGGTCCCCGCCAGCGAAATCGGCCGCGCGCGCCGGATCGAGGATTCGCGCGGGCGCTATATCCACGCAGTCAAGCAGTCGGTCAGCGACAAGACCCGGTTCGACGATCTGAAGGTCGTCGTCGATTGCGCCAATGGCGCGGCCTATCAGGTCGCCCCCAGCGCGATCTGGGAACTGGGCGCGGAGGTTATCACGCTGGGCGTCGATCCGGACGGGACCAATATCAACGACGGGGTCGGCTCGACCTCGCTCGACGCGGTCAAGGCCAAGGTGATCGAGACCGGTGCCGATATCGGCATCGCGCTGGATGGCGATGCGGACCGCCTGATCGTGATCGACGAGAAGGGCGAGGCGGTCGACGGTGACCAGATCATGGCCTCGATCGCGACCCGCATGGCCGAAAAGGGGCAGCTGCGCGGTGGCGGCGTGGTCGCCACGGTGATGAGCAACCTCGGCCTTGAACGCTATCTGGAAGGCAAGGGTCTGACGCTGGAGCGGACCAAGGTCGGCGATCGCTATGTCCTGGGGCGGATGCGCAGCGGCGGGTTCAATGTCGGCGGCGAACAGTCGGGCCACATGATCCTGCTCGATCATGCGACCACCGGCGATGGCACGGTCGCGGCGATGCGCGTGCTCGCGAGCCTGGTCCGCTCGAAGCGGCCTGCCTCGGAAGAGCTGCGCATGTTCGAGCCCGTGCCCCAGCTGCTCAAGAACGTGCGCTACGACGGGGCGAGCCCGCTCGACGCGGAAACGGTCAAGGCCGCGATCAGGGATGCGGAGCGGGCGCTGGCGGGCAAGGGCCGGCTGGTGATCCGCGCTTCGGGCACCGAACCGCTGATCCGCGTGATGGCGGAGGGCGACGATGCGGGCGAGGTCGAACAGGTGGTCGACACGGTGTGCGACGCCGTCAGGGCGGCCTCCTGA
- a CDS encoding DUF1272 domain-containing protein — protein MLDMRPDCERCGADLPAPRPGAFICSFECTYCAQCAEALDDLCPNCGGELMDRPTRTGDLLEKYPASTERKFKG, from the coding sequence ATGCTCGACATGCGGCCCGATTGCGAACGCTGCGGTGCGGATCTGCCCGCGCCCCGGCCGGGCGCCTTCATCTGTAGCTTCGAATGCACCTACTGCGCACAGTGCGCGGAGGCGCTGGACGATCTGTGCCCCAATTGCGGGGGCGAGCTGATGGACCGCCCGACACGAACGGGCGACCTGCTCGAGAAATACCCCGCCAGCACCGAGCGTAAGTTCAAGGGATGA
- the thiD gene encoding bifunctional hydroxymethylpyrimidine kinase/phosphomethylpyrimidine kinase, with amino-acid sequence MSDKPPPRILSIAGSDSGGGAGIQADIKTITMLGGYAMTAITAITAQNSRGVQGITPLSGDFVVEQIDSCLTDFGADAIKIGMLHDAGIIAEVAKGLATLPEAQGVPLILDPVMVATSGARLLREDAVEIMREQLFPLATLLTPNLPELEILAGRSLTDTGQIVEASIALAEANDCHVLAKGGHTDDARVIDILCSPEGFLMQFDDAKIDSRNTHGTGCTLSAAIATLVGHGQPLHHAIRLARKFTRAAIENAPGFGDGHGPMGHQAVRKL; translated from the coding sequence ATGAGCGACAAGCCCCCTCCCCGCATCCTGTCCATCGCCGGATCCGATTCGGGCGGCGGTGCCGGCATCCAGGCCGACATCAAGACGATCACGATGCTCGGCGGCTATGCGATGACCGCGATCACCGCGATCACCGCGCAGAATTCGCGCGGCGTGCAGGGGATCACTCCACTGAGCGGCGATTTCGTGGTCGAGCAGATCGATTCCTGCCTGACCGATTTCGGCGCGGACGCGATCAAGATCGGGATGCTCCACGATGCCGGGATCATCGCCGAGGTCGCCAAGGGCCTCGCCACCCTCCCCGAGGCGCAGGGTGTGCCACTGATCCTCGACCCGGTGATGGTCGCCACCTCGGGCGCGCGGCTGCTGCGCGAAGATGCGGTAGAGATCATGCGCGAGCAGCTGTTCCCGCTGGCGACTCTTCTCACGCCCAACCTGCCCGAACTCGAAATCCTCGCCGGACGCTCGCTGACCGATACCGGGCAGATCGTGGAGGCGTCGATCGCGCTGGCCGAGGCGAATGACTGCCACGTGCTCGCCAAGGGCGGGCACACGGACGATGCGCGGGTGATCGACATCCTGTGTTCGCCCGAAGGTTTCCTGATGCAGTTCGACGATGCGAAGATCGATTCGCGCAACACGCACGGCACGGGCTGCACTCTGTCCGCCGCGATCGCCACGCTGGTCGGCCACGGACAGCCGCTGCATCATGCGATTCGCCTCGCGCGCAAGTTCACCCGCGCGGCGATCGAAAACGCGCCGGGCTTCGGCGACGGCCACGGCCCGATGGGCCATCAGGCGGTGCGCAAGCTGTAG
- a CDS encoding LOG family protein, giving the protein MSKDGGVRDLYDRRFYGAQEEAGFAEGASSFDTPQTRHPAYKLAFSDEEFLLKPELRPVRFQLELLKPEMLLDQAGVGSTLVMYGSARIPSTEDVEAMEKRAESEPEDEAKVTRSLIGKAKYYQEAYNLARMVTEKAIIENGERQFVVTTGGGPSIMEAGNRGASDAGGESIGLNIVLPHEQAPNTYVTPYLSFQFHYFALRKMHFLLRAKAVAVFPGGFGTFDEFFELLTLIQTGKMKPMPILLFGEDFWSRVINFEALAEEGTISARDLDLITWCETADEAWAAIAKFYDLKV; this is encoded by the coding sequence ATGAGCAAAGATGGTGGTGTGCGCGATCTCTACGATCGCCGGTTTTACGGGGCGCAGGAAGAGGCGGGTTTCGCCGAGGGCGCCAGCAGCTTCGATACGCCGCAGACGCGGCACCCGGCCTACAAGCTGGCTTTCAGCGACGAGGAGTTCCTCCTCAAGCCAGAGCTGCGCCCGGTCCGTTTCCAGCTTGAGCTGCTCAAGCCGGAAATGCTGCTGGATCAGGCGGGCGTGGGCAGCACGCTGGTCATGTACGGCTCTGCGCGAATCCCCTCGACCGAGGATGTCGAGGCGATGGAAAAGCGCGCCGAAAGCGAGCCCGAGGATGAAGCAAAGGTCACCCGGAGCCTGATCGGCAAGGCCAAGTATTATCAGGAAGCCTACAACCTCGCCCGGATGGTCACCGAAAAGGCGATCATCGAGAATGGCGAGCGGCAGTTCGTCGTCACCACCGGTGGTGGCCCGTCGATCATGGAAGCGGGCAATCGCGGCGCAAGCGACGCGGGTGGCGAGAGCATCGGCCTCAACATCGTGCTGCCGCACGAGCAGGCGCCCAACACCTACGTCACGCCCTATCTCAGCTTCCAGTTCCACTACTTCGCGCTGCGCAAGATGCACTTCTTGCTGCGCGCGAAAGCGGTTGCGGTGTTCCCCGGTGGGTTCGGCACGTTCGACGAGTTCTTCGAACTGCTGACGCTGATCCAGACCGGCAAGATGAAGCCCATGCCGATCCTGCTGTTCGGCGAGGATTTCTGGAGCCGGGTGATCAATTTCGAGGCGCTGGCCGAGGAAGGCACGATCTCCGCGCGCGATCTCGACCTGATCACCTGGTGCGAGACCGCCGATGAGGCGTGGGCGGCGATCGCGAAGTTCTACGACCTGAAGGTTTAG
- a CDS encoding TonB-dependent receptor family protein, translated as MKISYLALGAAMLAAASPAFANTEAADTEDTIANEASDSSDADGAERTIIVTGQRAASEAEERAAKTPGGTDVVTYDEYADKSLVSLRDALALSPGVYLQPRYGQEVRISIRGSGLSRGYHMRGLTLLQDGVPINLADDNGDFQELEPIFFEYLEVYRGANALRFGSGTLGGAINGVTPTGATAGGLYLRGDAGSFETFRGLASYGIQSGPGDAWAAISYDSSNGDREHAKRESLRFHGNVGLQITDNIENRFYASVNSIDQELPGALDQTTALTAPETGNFAGDQGRDIDSIRLQNRTRFSFDGGQLDVGGFVNAKSLYHPIFQVLDYKSTDRGVYARFDYATGPFELTLGGETRHGDTDAKRFVNVGGQRGAPTYNAEQRAATSNIYGEVRFRPVEPLQLIAGAIYADGFREQHLLFDGFAGGAVDVTGRADFDGFSPKFGVLFEANENIQLFANYSRSVEFPGFAEVAHVASFVNLDPQRAWTAEIGTRGRAGILEWDLAAYRADVEGELLQFNVGPDIPASTFNAGDTLHQGIEAALSIDLAPWARLRQVYTYSDFRFEDDAQYGDNRLPVVPEHVYRAELRLGTDALHIAPNVEWVPDGPFADYSNSLQTDGYALVGITAGATLTDGIDLFLDARNLFDEKAVGDISAAITATPASAIFYPVERRAVFGGVRARF; from the coding sequence GTGAAGATTTCCTATCTTGCGCTGGGCGCAGCCATGCTGGCTGCCGCCTCGCCTGCCTTTGCCAATACCGAAGCCGCCGACACCGAAGACACGATCGCCAACGAAGCGTCCGACAGCTCCGACGCCGACGGCGCGGAGCGCACCATCATCGTGACCGGCCAGCGTGCCGCAAGCGAGGCGGAGGAACGCGCTGCGAAGACGCCCGGCGGCACCGATGTCGTCACCTATGACGAGTATGCGGACAAGTCGCTCGTCTCGCTGCGCGATGCGCTTGCCCTGTCGCCAGGCGTCTACCTCCAGCCGCGTTACGGGCAGGAGGTGCGCATCTCGATCCGCGGGTCGGGCCTGTCGCGCGGATACCACATGCGCGGCCTCACGCTGTTGCAGGACGGCGTCCCGATCAACCTGGCCGACGACAATGGCGACTTTCAGGAGCTGGAGCCGATCTTCTTCGAGTATCTCGAAGTCTATCGCGGCGCCAACGCGCTGCGCTTCGGGTCGGGCACGCTGGGCGGCGCGATCAATGGCGTGACGCCCACGGGCGCAACCGCCGGCGGCCTCTACCTGCGCGGCGATGCGGGCAGCTTCGAGACTTTTCGCGGCCTTGCCTCCTACGGCATCCAGAGCGGGCCGGGCGATGCGTGGGCGGCGATCAGCTACGATAGCTCCAACGGCGACCGCGAGCATGCAAAGCGCGAATCGCTACGCTTCCACGGCAATGTCGGCCTCCAGATCACCGACAATATCGAGAACCGCTTCTACGCCAGCGTCAACTCGATCGATCAGGAACTGCCGGGCGCGCTCGATCAGACCACGGCGCTGACCGCGCCCGAGACGGGCAATTTCGCAGGTGACCAGGGGCGCGACATCGATTCGATTCGCCTGCAGAACCGCACGCGGTTCTCGTTCGACGGTGGCCAGCTCGATGTCGGCGGGTTCGTCAACGCCAAGTCGCTCTACCACCCGATCTTCCAGGTGCTCGATTACAAATCGACCGATCGCGGCGTCTATGCGCGGTTCGACTATGCCACGGGTCCGTTCGAGCTGACGCTGGGCGGCGAGACGCGGCATGGCGATACCGATGCGAAGCGCTTCGTGAACGTCGGCGGTCAACGCGGCGCACCGACCTACAATGCGGAGCAGCGCGCTGCGACGTCCAACATCTATGGCGAAGTCCGCTTCCGTCCGGTCGAACCGCTGCAACTGATCGCAGGCGCGATCTATGCCGATGGCTTCCGCGAGCAGCACCTGCTGTTCGACGGCTTTGCCGGGGGCGCGGTCGATGTCACCGGACGCGCCGATTTCGACGGATTCTCGCCCAAATTCGGCGTGCTGTTCGAAGCGAACGAGAACATCCAGCTGTTCGCCAATTACAGCCGCTCAGTCGAATTTCCGGGCTTTGCCGAAGTGGCGCACGTGGCCAGCTTCGTGAACCTCGACCCGCAGCGGGCGTGGACGGCGGAGATCGGCACCCGCGGGCGCGCCGGCATCCTCGAATGGGATCTCGCCGCGTATCGCGCCGACGTCGAGGGTGAGCTGCTGCAGTTCAACGTGGGGCCGGACATCCCGGCCTCCACCTTCAATGCGGGCGACACCCTCCATCAGGGTATCGAAGCGGCGCTGTCGATCGATCTCGCCCCGTGGGCACGCCTGCGGCAGGTCTACACCTACAGCGACTTCCGCTTCGAGGATGATGCGCAATATGGCGACAACCGCCTGCCGGTCGTGCCCGAACACGTCTACCGGGCGGAGCTGCGGCTGGGCACGGACGCCTTGCACATCGCACCGAATGTCGAATGGGTGCCCGACGGGCCCTTTGCCGATTACAGCAACAGCTTGCAGACCGACGGCTACGCGCTGGTCGGCATCACTGCCGGGGCGACGCTGACCGATGGCATCGACCTGTTCTTGGATGCCCGCAACCTCTTCGACGAGAAGGCGGTGGGCGACATCAGTGCCGCGATCACCGCAACGCCCGCCTCGGCGATCTTCTATCCGGTAGAGCGTCGCGCCGTCTTCGGCGGCGTGCGCGCACGGTTCTGA
- a CDS encoding PepSY domain-containing protein, which translates to MADTATYRTIWRWHFYAGLFVLPFVLLLSVSGAIYLFKPQIDRWEERDYRGLSPEGAVSADRQLEAVKTAFPDGSFNHYRLPERPGDAAMVQMTLPDGAPAEIYVSPQGQVLGTLDPAQRISNTISRFHGSLMLGDWGDRLVELAASWTVVMILSGLYLWWPRPFRAAGTLWPRRSLKGRALMKDLHRVIGFWLAGSVLVMLASGLPWAGAWGSAFKWARGELGLIEGPQDWKIGAEKPVAHDHGAMAHTSPPRPQAPAESLRLSAFVARAEAERMAFPVLVLPPHAPQRFGPPTGEVWTVKSEAQNRPLMRTVTFDPQTGEEVSRSTFADKHPIDRAINVGIAWHEGALFGLANQIMGLIIALALIALSVLGVLMWLKRRPTGKLAAPPRGGRLPRELIAVVAVLAILLPLFGVSLVAILLAEKAGAVLARR; encoded by the coding sequence ATGGCCGATACCGCGACCTATCGCACGATCTGGCGCTGGCATTTCTACGCCGGGCTGTTCGTGCTCCCCTTCGTACTGCTGCTGTCGGTCAGCGGCGCGATCTATCTGTTCAAGCCGCAGATCGACCGGTGGGAGGAACGCGATTATCGCGGCCTCTCGCCGGAGGGCGCGGTATCGGCCGACCGCCAGCTGGAGGCTGTGAAGACGGCCTTCCCGGATGGATCGTTCAACCATTACCGCCTGCCCGAACGCCCCGGCGATGCGGCGATGGTGCAGATGACCCTGCCCGATGGCGCGCCAGCCGAAATCTATGTCTCCCCGCAGGGGCAGGTTCTCGGCACGCTCGACCCGGCCCAGCGAATCTCGAATACCATATCCCGCTTCCACGGATCGCTGATGCTGGGCGACTGGGGCGACCGGCTGGTCGAACTCGCCGCAAGCTGGACCGTCGTGATGATCCTGAGCGGGCTCTACCTGTGGTGGCCAAGGCCGTTTCGCGCCGCCGGGACTCTCTGGCCGCGCCGGTCGCTCAAGGGGCGAGCGCTGATGAAGGACCTCCATCGGGTGATCGGTTTCTGGCTGGCCGGTTCCGTGCTGGTGATGCTGGCGAGCGGCCTGCCCTGGGCGGGCGCATGGGGCAGTGCGTTCAAATGGGCGCGCGGCGAGCTGGGCCTGATCGAAGGGCCGCAGGACTGGAAAATCGGCGCGGAAAAGCCCGTGGCTCACGACCATGGGGCGATGGCGCACACCTCGCCTCCCCGACCGCAGGCACCCGCGGAGTCCCTGCGGCTGTCCGCTTTCGTCGCACGCGCCGAGGCGGAGCGCATGGCCTTCCCCGTGCTGGTCCTGCCACCCCATGCACCGCAACGCTTCGGCCCGCCGACCGGCGAGGTCTGGACGGTGAAATCCGAAGCGCAGAACCGGCCGCTGATGCGCACGGTCACCTTCGATCCGCAAACCGGCGAGGAAGTCTCGCGCAGCACCTTTGCGGACAAGCATCCAATCGACCGGGCGATCAATGTCGGGATCGCATGGCACGAAGGGGCCCTGTTCGGTCTCGCCAACCAGATCATGGGTCTGATCATCGCGCTGGCACTGATCGCCTTGTCCGTGCTCGGTGTGCTCATGTGGCTGAAGCGCAGGCCGACGGGGAAGTTGGCAGCGCCGCCGCGCGGCGGTCGCCTGCCTCGCGAGTTGATCGCTGTAGTCGCCGTGCTCGCGATCCTCTTGCCGCTGTTCGGCGTTTCGCTGGTCGCAATCCTGCTGGCCGAAAAGGCCGGAGCGGTGCTCGCGCGCCGCTAG
- a CDS encoding Ppx/GppA phosphatase family protein: MADFAPPDDSKGAYPTEGKMSGEVAEKRYHQPPKPTNSPKRHRKSDGRRRNPAAKRTSAPGQKGARGGRQAYAALDLGTNNCRLLIARPSGQDFTVIDAFSRVVRLGEGLALSGRLSDEAMDRALGALHVCAEKLRRRNVFLARSVATEACRRAVNGAQFIDRVREETGIVLDIISAQEEARLAVLGCHVLLEQGDGPALIFDIGGGSTELILVGPGEGAIPRILDWQSVPWGVVSLTDTVMGGMTAGQADDEQGRLDLYAAMRRTVDESFAPFAERIGDAPSAEDIRLLGTSGTVTTLASLHLQLPHYDRRAVDGLIVPSRSMREISANLSRLSLADRAKVPCIGTDRAELVVAGCAILESILDLWPAERLGVADRGIREGILRSLMSGDLDRGTRT; this comes from the coding sequence ATGGCGGACTTCGCGCCGCCGGACGACAGCAAAGGGGCTTACCCGACGGAGGGCAAAATGTCCGGCGAGGTAGCAGAGAAACGCTACCACCAACCTCCGAAGCCCACGAATTCTCCCAAACGCCACCGCAAGTCCGATGGCAGGCGACGCAATCCCGCTGCCAAGCGCACGTCCGCACCGGGCCAAAAGGGCGCGCGCGGCGGACGGCAGGCCTATGCCGCGCTCGACCTTGGGACCAATAATTGCCGCCTGCTGATCGCGCGGCCATCGGGGCAGGATTTCACCGTGATCGACGCGTTCAGCCGCGTGGTACGCCTTGGCGAAGGGCTCGCCCTGTCCGGCCGCCTGTCCGACGAGGCGATGGACCGCGCGCTGGGTGCGCTGCATGTCTGCGCGGAAAAGCTGCGCCGCCGCAACGTCTTCCTCGCCCGATCGGTCGCCACCGAAGCCTGCCGCAGGGCGGTCAACGGCGCGCAATTCATCGATCGCGTGCGCGAGGAAACGGGCATCGTGCTCGACATCATCTCCGCCCAGGAAGAGGCGCGGCTGGCGGTGCTCGGGTGCCATGTCCTGCTCGAACAGGGGGACGGGCCGGCGCTGATTTTCGATATCGGCGGCGGCTCTACCGAGCTGATTCTGGTCGGCCCCGGCGAAGGCGCGATCCCGCGCATTCTCGACTGGCAGAGCGTGCCATGGGGCGTCGTCTCGCTGACAGACACGGTGATGGGCGGCATGACGGCGGGACAGGCCGATGACGAACAGGGCCGGCTGGACCTCTACGCCGCGATGCGCCGGACGGTGGACGAAAGCTTCGCACCTTTTGCCGAGCGAATCGGCGATGCTCCGTCGGCCGAGGATATCCGCCTGCTGGGCACCAGCGGCACGGTGACCACGCTCGCCAGCCTGCATCTCCAACTGCCGCATTACGATCGCCGCGCGGTCGACGGGCTGATCGTGCCGTCGCGCTCGATGCGCGAAATTTCCGCAAATCTCTCTCGCCTCAGCCTGGCGGACCGGGCCAAGGTGCCGTGCATCGGCACCGACCGGGCCGAACTGGTTGTGGCGGGATGCGCCATTCTCGAATCGATCCTCGACCTGTGGCCAGCCGAACGTCTGGGCGTTGCCGATCGCGGCATTCGCGAAGGCATTCTGCGCAGCCTCATGTCGGGCGACCTGGACCGTGGGACACGAACATAA
- a CDS encoding RlmE family RNA methyltransferase, with amino-acid sequence MSRSRGDPQKRVKTARGRTASSNRWLERQLNDPYVREAKAAGYRSRAAFKLIELDEKFGILRGAERIVDLGIAPGGWSQIAQKKRPQATIVGIDLLPTEPLDGVTILEMDFMADEAPETIMGHLGGPPDLVMSDMAANTVGHKQTDHLRTMGLVETAADFAIQTLAPGGQFLAKVLAGGTDVELLTLLKKNFKTVKHAKPPASRKGSSEWYVVAQGFKGRD; translated from the coding sequence ATGAGCCGTAGCCGGGGCGACCCGCAAAAGCGCGTGAAGACCGCCCGCGGGCGCACCGCATCCTCCAACCGCTGGCTGGAGCGTCAGCTGAACGACCCCTACGTGCGAGAGGCGAAGGCGGCGGGCTATCGCAGCCGCGCCGCGTTCAAGCTGATCGAGCTGGACGAGAAGTTCGGTATCCTGCGCGGGGCGGAGCGGATCGTCGATCTCGGCATCGCGCCGGGCGGCTGGTCGCAGATCGCGCAGAAGAAGCGCCCGCAGGCGACGATCGTGGGGATCGACCTGCTACCGACCGAGCCGCTGGACGGGGTGACGATCCTGGAAATGGATTTCATGGCGGACGAGGCGCCCGAGACGATCATGGGCCACCTGGGCGGGCCGCCCGATCTGGTGATGTCGGACATGGCGGCCAACACGGTGGGCCACAAGCAGACCGATCACCTGCGCACGATGGGGCTAGTCGAAACCGCGGCGGACTTCGCGATCCAGACACTGGCGCCCGGCGGGCAATTCCTCGCCAAGGTGCTCGCAGGCGGCACCGACGTGGAACTGCTCACGCTGCTCAAGAAGAATTTCAAGACGGTCAAGCACGCCAAGCCACCCGCGAGCCGCAAGGGCTCGTCGGAGTGGTATGTCGTCGCTCAGGGATTTAAGGGCCGCGACTAG